The Mesorhizobium sp. AR02 genomic interval TCTGTCGGGCCATAGGTGTTGAGGATCTGCCGCCCCGGCTTCGACCAGCGCACCACCAGATTGTGCGGGCAGGCCTCGCCGCCGACCAGGAGCGTGCGCAGGCTGGGTACATCCGATGTCATCGACGACAGAAGCGTCGGGCTGCAGGCCATGCAGGTGATGTCATGAAGACGCAGGAAATCGGCGAGTTCCTCGCCCACCAGAGGCATCTGGCCGGGTGCGGGCACCACCGTCGCGCCGGCGACGAACGGCACCCAGATCTCTTCGGAAGAAAAGTCGAAGGCGATGGTCATGCCCTGGTAGACGCGGTCGCCCGGCCGGTAGCCGTAGGATGCGGCGGCGACGCGGATGAAGTTGACGAAGCTCTGGTGCCTGATGGCCACGCCCTTCGGCCTGCCGGTCGTGCCCGACGTGTACAGGATGTAGCAGATGTCTTCGACTGCAGTGGGGGCCGACCCCTTGTGCGGCTTCAGCGGCGCGCCGGACTGTTTGGAGATCTCGGCGGCGGCACTGTCGATCAGCACATTGGGAACCGGCAGCTGGTCGGCGCGCGACGCATAGGTGGCGATGGTGACGATCAGGCTGACGCTGGCGTCTTCGATGATGAGCGCCATGCGCTCTTGCGGAAAGGCGGTGGCCAGCGGCACGAAGGCGGCGCCTGCCTTCACAACTGCGAGCAAGGCGACATAGGTTTCCGCCGACCGGTCGAGAATGAGCCCGACCCGGTGGCCCGGCCGCACGCCGCGCTTGATCAGCACACGGGCGAACTGGTTGGCACGGCTGTCCAGCTCCTGATACGTCCAGGCACGTCCGTCGGAGATCACCGCCGGCAAGGCGGCAAATGTCTCGGCGAGCTGCTCGAAGACCGCGTCGAGCCGCTCATCCGGCTGACCTTGCCGGGCGAAATCGGCGCCCACCAGGATCTGGTTGCGAGCAGTTGCTGCCGAGGCGTGAGCGATCCTTGCGAGTGCATCGACGCTTGCCAGGCCGGTTTCGGCTGGGCTGCCCTGGCTTGCCGCGTCCCTGTCCAGGCCGGCGATGTCGACACCGTAATCCATTTCCATACTTTCTCGTCCTGGTCGTGCATCGCCCGGCTGTTCATGCCGCCGTTCGAGCAGGCATTTTCGGCTGTGCCGCCGCTGCAATTTGACCCTTGTTGATGGAGGACCGAAGCTTCCAAAAAGGAAGAATCCACAGTCCCCCGCAGGATGATTATGCCATCCGATCTTTTCGCCAGTTTTTCCGAACTGTTGAATATTGTTTCTGAATTGTGTCTGAGCGAGCCAGTCTGGCGCATCCTTGAAGGCGCCGGCGCGCTGCGCCGGCGCCTTTTATGTGTCTAAGCGATGCTCCTCACGGAAAGCGGAGGCGCTCCCAAGCCTGGGTTCCTCGCCCCCGCCAGAGGCGGGGGAGAGGTGGCCGCGAAGCGGACGGAGAGGGGGCCTTCGTAGGGCGCGACCTTTCCAGCAAATTCTGGCATAGGTCTGCGCCATCCCCCGCTCCGTCTCGGCTTCGCCGAGCCACCTCTCCCCCACTTTTGTCTACGGAATGCACACATCTCTGAGTTCCCAGCCTTTTGCGATGGCACGGAAGTATTCGAGGCCGTGTCGGAAGGTGATGGGACCAGGTGGTTTGGAGGAGGGATAGCCATTCCAGCCGCCAAGGCGGGCAATGATCCAGGCGGCCCATGCGAGACTGTGCCTTGGGTGCGGGTTGTTTTGCAAGGCAGTGCGACCTTGATAGCTGGCATCGAGGCTGTCGAGCACGGCGATGTCGGAAGTGCTGAAGGCATTGGCGGCGTGTTCGCCACCAATGCCTTCGCGGGCCTGGACGAGTTGCAGGATAACCGCCGCAGCCTTGGTGGCGATGGCGGCGAGCTTGACCAACACCTCGGCGCTGGCGAGTTGGCTGTCCTCGAGGCGCAGGCCATGCGTCTTCATCAGACGGAACAACTGCTCGATGGTCCAGCGCCGCCTGTACCAGTCGACGATCTGCCAGGCGGCGGCGACGTCGCTGATCTCATGGGTGGTGAGCAGACGCCAGTGCACTGGCTCGGCCGCGGCTGGAGGACCAAGTTCGACGACTTCGACAAGGTTCAGCGTCACGGTCTTCGGCAAATCCCTGGCGCCGGGATTGTCGGGACGGCACACCTCGACCTTGCTGAAGCGCAGGCTCACCTGGGTGCTGCGTGCCGCCCGCTTGTGCGTGGCCAACAACTCAAGCCTGCGCGCGGCCACGAACGGCAGCGCTGCCGTCACGCTCGACAAAGTACCGCCGCCCGCTACGGCACGATCGTGCATCACACGCGTCAAAAGGTGGACATTGCCGCCGGGCAGTGTCGCCCATTCGGCATAGATGTCGCTCTCGCGGTCGGCCACGATCGTAACAGTGGCGGCTTTGGCCAGCACGCTTCTGGCCTGAAGGGCCGTGTCGATCCAGCGGCGCGATTCCTTGTCCTTGAGCGAGCGCTTGGCGTGCGGTGTCTCGACCCGGCCCTTGCGCGTGTAGACGCTGCCGGCCACCAGCCCCAGACAACCGCCGCTCACCGCATCGATGGCCACCATCGCATGCACCAGCACGCCGCGCCCACCACCTTTGCCGATCTCACCCAGGCCGCGTCGCCGCTCGGGCGTGGTGGCAAAGGTGATCTCGCTGGTGTCCTGGATCGCCAACACATGCCGCTCGGCGGCCGCAGACACCGTCTGTTCGCTCCAGCCTTGGATCAACCGCTCGATCGTCACCTTGTCATTGGCCAGCAGGCGATGGAACCCGACCTCCTGCGCCCGCCGGCCCTCGCCAAGCCGGCGCAGGCAGATATCTTGGCGCGCAACCATGCGGTCGAGCAGCATCGCCCCCTTTTGTCGAGGCGCAAATCCCCGAAACGGCCCAGCGACGGTTGCTCAACAAGCATGCGACACCTCGAATCAAGCAAAGTGCCTGATACAGAATCACGCCGAAAGCCGAGACCGCCAGCCCTCCTCAAGCCGAGAGTCAATCCGCCGCACCCCACTCCTAGATGTGTGCATTCCGTAGCCACTTTTGTGGGGGCGAGGAACCCAAGTTCTGTACGCCCCCAGCCCCCCAATCCCCCCTTCTAAAAAAATCTCACACCCCCCGGGAATAAAGCACCGCCCTGCCGGGTCTTCACTACAGCGAGGCCAATCTGCCGGCCCGCGACCCGAAGAAACGAAACAAGGATTTACGGAGATGACCAAGCTCGCTCTCAGCGTGGCCGCGATGTTGCTTGCCTCGAGCTCTGCCTTTGCCGGCAGCGACCATTTCGGCGCCGACAATGCCAACCAGCCTGTCGCTACTGTCGACACCAATGCCACCGCGTCCATCCCCTACACGCAGCAGAACGGCGTCGACACCAAGGTGACGACCGCGCCGAGCCAGGGCTCGGTGCAGGACATCATCAACCGGCACAACGACGAAGGCCTCTGGGGCCGCTGAGCGCGCCTTCAAGCAATCTCTCAACAATAGGAACCATCGACATGAAAAACATCGCTCTCACCGCCGCCGCGATCCTCGTTGCCACCGGCGCCTTTGCCGGCAGCGATCATTTTGGCGACCGCACCGTCAATCCGACGGCCGCCACCGTCGACAACAGCTACACCGCCTCGATCCGCAAGCCGGACATGGTTCGGCACGGCATGCAGGCAACGACCAAAACTGATGCGGATGAACCCGGCCAGGGCATCTGGGGAAACTGAGTTCAGGGGTTGGGACAGCCTCGAGGTCCCGGCCCGGTCCGCAATCAGGACGGGGGGCCATGTGGCGTGGCCCTCCGTCACCTCTGCCGCCACGCAACCCACAGGAGATTACCCATGTTCAGCATGACACGCCGCACACTGCTTGGAACCGCCACTGCTGCCGCTGCCTTCGGCCTTGCCGGCAAGCTCGAATTCACCCGCCCCGCTTTCGCTGAGACCCCCGTGGAGCCGACCGTCGGCTTCTACAAATACACGGTCGGCGACATCGAGGTCACCGCCATCTATGACGGCATCTGGAAGAAGCCGCATGACCCGGCCTTCATCAAGGATGTTTCCGTCGACGAGACCAAGGCAGCGCTCGCCAAGGCAGGGCTGACCACCGACTTCATGCCCATCCCGCTCACCGTCGTCGTGCTCAAGATGGGCGGCAAGCTGATCATGATGGATGCCGGCTCGGGCGTCGGCCAGTGGCAGGCCAACGCCACGCACCTGCCGGCCAACATGGCCGCTGCCGGCATCGACTACAAGGCGATCGACACCATCATGATCTCGCATTTCCACCCCGACCATGTCTGGGGCCTGATGGAGAAGGGCACCAACACGCCGGTGTTCCCCAATGCCGAGCTGATCGTCAACGCCACCGAATACAATTGGTGGACCGACCCCAGCCGGCTGGCCAAGCTGCCCGAAGGCCGCAAGCCGGCGGGCAAGCGCATCGCCGAGAATTTTCCGAAATGGAAGAACTGGAAGCTGGTCGAGGATGGTGCGGAAGTCGCGCCCGGCATCCAGATCATCGCCGCCCCCGGCCACACACCAGGTCATTCGGTCTACCTCGCCAATTCCGGCAAGGAGCAGCTGATGATCTCGGCCGACACCATGTATGTGCCGGCGCTTCTGGCGCCGCATCCGGAGTGGCAGGGCAGCTACGACCAGGATGGGCCGACGGCCATCACCACGCGCCACAAGATCATCGACCGGGTGATTGCCGACGGCATCCGCATTTCCGGTTCGCACTTCCCGTTCCCGGGCACCGGCGTCTTCGTCAAGGACGGCAATGCCTACGGCTTCACTCCTGTCCAAATTTGAGCGTGAGCTCCCAAACCAAGCGAGAAAGACAATGAAACAATCCTTCCTGGGCAAGCACGCCCTCTACGGCCTGCTCGGCGCCATTGCCGTGCTGACCGTGGTTCCCGTCGCGACAATCATGCCGGCCTATGCGGTCGACGACATCGAGGGCACTGACGCGCCCGACCTCACCGCCGTCCAGGCCAAGATCGCCGCCAAGGATTACAAGGGCGCGCTGGCCGATCTGCGTGATCTGGCGCAGGACAACCAGCAGGCCGATGTCTACAATCTGCTCGGCTTCACGCTGCGCAAGACCGGCGACTTCACCACCGCGCTGACCTACTACAACAAGGCGCTGGAGCTGAAGCCCGACCACAAGGCCGCCCGCGAATATCTGGGCGAGCTCTATGTCGAGACCGGCGACATGGACAAGGCCAAGGCGCAACTGGCCTCGCTGCAAAAACTCTGCCCCGCCGGCTGCGACGAGCTTTCCGACCTGCAAAAGGCCATCGACACCAAGGTGACGCAGTAAGTTCCCCCTCACCCGGATTGCCAAGACCGAATTGCAAAGAGCAATTCGGGGCAATCCGACCTCTCCCCGAGGGGAGAGGAGGGCGCCGGCGTTGACACAAGTCTCTTCTCCCCAGCGGGGAGAAGGTGGACGCGAAGCGGCCGGATGAGGGGGCCTTGGCGCTGACTCGTGCGGCCGCCATGAATCACAGTTTGGGCGCTCGTGGCTGGCGCCCATTGCCGGAGCCGGCGCCTCTCCCTCGAGCCGGCTCCGGCCTTTTCGAAGATCCCATCCGGCAAACGCCGCGCGCCCCACGGCGCGCACCGCGCTTGCCTGCGACCAAAAATTGGAGGCTGACCCATGACACCGAACGAAATCGCTGCGAAGCTCACCGGCCTCGCCACGAAATACCACATCAGGGACGTGACCCTGCTTGCCGGCCGCCTGCTTATGTCCTTCATCTTCCTGCATGAGGGCGTGACGCTGGCCACCCATTTCGACGGCGCCGCCAAGGCGATGGCCGCGCAAGGCGTCGGGCTGCCGCTGTTCGTCGCCACCATCGCGCTGCAACTGGGAGCAGGGCTCTCGGTGGCTTCAGGCCTGCTGACGCGGCTGGGCGGCATCGGGCTCGGCCTGTTCTGCCTGGCAACGGCCACGCTGTTCCACACCAACTTCGCCAGTCAGACCGAGCTGTTGAATTTCGAAAAGGATCTGGCGATATCAGGCGGCATGTTCGTGCTGGCCGCTGTCGGCGCAGGCAGGATTTCGCTGGACTGGCTGCTGGCCCGCTACCTGCAAAAGCGCCAGCGCGACAAGGAAATGGTCAGGGCATTGCTGGCCGTGGAGAACGA includes:
- a CDS encoding IS4 family transposase, producing the protein MLLDRMVARQDICLRRLGEGRRAQEVGFHRLLANDKVTIERLIQGWSEQTVSAAAERHVLAIQDTSEITFATTPERRRGLGEIGKGGGRGVLVHAMVAIDAVSGGCLGLVAGSVYTRKGRVETPHAKRSLKDKESRRWIDTALQARSVLAKAATVTIVADRESDIYAEWATLPGGNVHLLTRVMHDRAVAGGGTLSSVTAALPFVAARRLELLATHKRAARSTQVSLRFSKVEVCRPDNPGARDLPKTVTLNLVEVVELGPPAAAEPVHWRLLTTHEISDVAAAWQIVDWYRRRWTIEQLFRLMKTHGLRLEDSQLASAEVLVKLAAIATKAAAVILQLVQAREGIGGEHAANAFSTSDIAVLDSLDASYQGRTALQNNPHPRHSLAWAAWIIARLGGWNGYPSSKPPGPITFRHGLEYFRAIAKGWELRDVCIP
- a CDS encoding DUF680 domain-containing protein — translated: MTKLALSVAAMLLASSSAFAGSDHFGADNANQPVATVDTNATASIPYTQQNGVDTKVTTAPSQGSVQDIINRHNDEGLWGR
- a CDS encoding DUF680 domain-containing protein translates to MKNIALTAAAILVATGAFAGSDHFGDRTVNPTAATVDNSYTASIRKPDMVRHGMQATTKTDADEPGQGIWGN
- a CDS encoding MBL fold metallo-hydrolase, with the translated sequence MFSMTRRTLLGTATAAAAFGLAGKLEFTRPAFAETPVEPTVGFYKYTVGDIEVTAIYDGIWKKPHDPAFIKDVSVDETKAALAKAGLTTDFMPIPLTVVVLKMGGKLIMMDAGSGVGQWQANATHLPANMAAAGIDYKAIDTIMISHFHPDHVWGLMEKGTNTPVFPNAELIVNATEYNWWTDPSRLAKLPEGRKPAGKRIAENFPKWKNWKLVEDGAEVAPGIQIIAAPGHTPGHSVYLANSGKEQLMISADTMYVPALLAPHPEWQGSYDQDGPTAITTRHKIIDRVIADGIRISGSHFPFPGTGVFVKDGNAYGFTPVQI
- a CDS encoding tetratricopeptide repeat protein, which codes for MKQSFLGKHALYGLLGAIAVLTVVPVATIMPAYAVDDIEGTDAPDLTAVQAKIAAKDYKGALADLRDLAQDNQQADVYNLLGFTLRKTGDFTTALTYYNKALELKPDHKAAREYLGELYVETGDMDKAKAQLASLQKLCPAGCDELSDLQKAIDTKVTQ
- a CDS encoding DoxX family protein — translated: MTPNEIAAKLTGLATKYHIRDVTLLAGRLLMSFIFLHEGVTLATHFDGAAKAMAAQGVGLPLFVATIALQLGAGLSVASGLLTRLGGIGLGLFCLATATLFHTNFASQTELLNFEKDLAISGGMFVLAAVGAGRISLDWLLARYLQKRQRDKEMVRALLAVENEFTLDVRLPV